In Pelosinus sp. UFO1, one genomic interval encodes:
- a CDS encoding DUF2922 domain-containing protein, with protein MAKTLEMVFRNTSGKEVTLNVADPKENLTLAEVKVIMQDIVAKNIFTSKTGDFAQVVEARMTSKDTAVLA; from the coding sequence ATGGCAAAAACCCTGGAGATGGTTTTCCGCAATACCAGCGGTAAGGAAGTGACTTTGAATGTTGCAGATCCCAAAGAAAATTTGACTTTAGCAGAAGTTAAGGTGATTATGCAAGACATTGTCGCTAAGAATATTTTTACTAGTAAAACGGGTGATTTCGCTCAGGTAGTGGAGGCCCGTATGACTAGCAAAGATACGGCAGTATTGGCCTAG
- a CDS encoding YvrJ family protein, giving the protein MEQILTYAANYGFPAVISVYLLVRIEGKLEQLTGSINDLAKIIATKL; this is encoded by the coding sequence ATGGAGCAAATCCTCACATATGCAGCCAACTATGGATTTCCTGCGGTGATTAGCGTTTACCTTTTGGTACGCATCGAAGGGAAATTGGAGCAGTTGACTGGTAGTATTAACGATTTGGCTAAAATCATAGCGACAAAATTATAG
- a CDS encoding ATP-dependent RecD-like DNA helicase: MEYLEGTVENIIFQNTDNGFVVFKLKPANENGAVAVVGSMLVPLVGEQLELTGEWAEHARFGRQFKATSYKKVAPASVKGIERFLASGAIKGIGPAMAARLVKQFGLDTLKIIEEKPKRLQEIEGIGKKKAEAIHEAYAQQSEMHEVMLFLEMNGVTGAYAGKIFAQYGFLAISVLQENPYRLAQEVQGIGFRTADQIAMSLGLERDHEERIAAGIDFALLQISQGGHCCVPEDILVQEAAKLLLIEPINVARRVSQLIQNDSLCVEDFHGMTLVYPRHLYYAEKRVAERLLRLKDRAKEAPDEDLVAIVDRWEKQSGITLAEAQREAVLSSLLHGVLVLTGGPGTGKTTVVRGMLDVLEDQGFKLLLGAPTGRAAKRLNEATDREAMTVHRLLESTGGTEGAPLFMRNEKDPLDAEVVIIDEVSMMDISLMNHFLQAIPDGCRVILVGDVDQLPAVGPGSVLKDIIRSTTVPVVRLTEVFRQAGESMIVMNAHQINRGMLPDFKSSNDFQFKEINDSDAVAQSIVELCRDVLPKEGFNVSYDVQVLAPMHRLVCGVENLNKLLQQALNPESDGKASVSGANQVLREGDKIMQMKNNYTKGVYNGDIGFITGIQNGRVAVRYPEQDVIYERGELEELHLAYAMSVHKSQGSEYPVVIMPLISGHHVMLQRNLLYTAVTRAKERVILLGSKAALNTALMNDRTKRRYSLLAERLRGEEL, encoded by the coding sequence GTGGAATATTTAGAAGGTACTGTAGAAAATATCATATTTCAAAATACTGACAATGGCTTTGTCGTTTTCAAACTAAAACCAGCGAATGAAAATGGGGCGGTAGCCGTTGTGGGTAGTATGCTGGTGCCCTTGGTTGGTGAACAATTAGAACTAACTGGGGAATGGGCGGAGCATGCCCGTTTTGGCCGCCAATTTAAAGCCACCAGTTACAAGAAAGTAGCACCTGCCAGTGTGAAGGGTATTGAACGCTTTTTGGCCTCGGGGGCCATTAAAGGCATTGGTCCTGCCATGGCGGCACGGTTAGTAAAGCAGTTTGGCCTTGATACCTTAAAAATTATTGAAGAGAAGCCGAAACGGTTGCAAGAAATAGAGGGAATTGGCAAGAAAAAAGCGGAGGCCATTCACGAAGCCTATGCCCAGCAATCTGAAATGCATGAGGTCATGCTATTTTTGGAAATGAACGGAGTAACAGGGGCCTACGCAGGTAAAATTTTTGCTCAATATGGATTTTTGGCGATTAGCGTATTACAGGAAAATCCCTACCGTTTAGCCCAAGAAGTACAAGGTATAGGCTTTCGTACTGCGGATCAGATTGCCATGTCGTTAGGGTTAGAGCGGGACCATGAGGAACGGATTGCAGCGGGGATTGACTTCGCTTTATTACAGATTTCCCAAGGCGGGCATTGTTGTGTACCGGAGGACATATTAGTGCAGGAGGCCGCCAAGCTATTATTGATTGAGCCTATCAATGTAGCTAGGCGTGTATCTCAGCTTATTCAAAATGATAGTTTATGTGTTGAAGATTTTCATGGTATGACTCTTGTGTATCCTCGTCACTTATATTATGCGGAAAAAAGAGTAGCGGAACGGTTATTGCGTTTGAAAGATAGGGCGAAAGAAGCACCTGATGAAGACTTGGTGGCGATTGTTGATCGCTGGGAAAAGCAGTCAGGGATCACCTTGGCTGAAGCCCAAAGGGAAGCGGTTCTATCTTCCTTACTTCATGGTGTATTGGTGTTAACGGGTGGGCCAGGCACTGGGAAAACCACAGTTGTCAGGGGCATGCTGGATGTACTAGAAGATCAAGGTTTTAAATTGCTCTTAGGGGCACCTACTGGGCGAGCGGCAAAGCGGCTAAATGAGGCTACGGACCGAGAAGCCATGACAGTACATCGCTTGCTAGAATCGACTGGCGGGACGGAAGGCGCACCTTTATTTATGCGCAATGAAAAGGACCCTTTAGATGCGGAAGTTGTCATCATTGATGAGGTTTCTATGATGGATATTTCTTTGATGAATCATTTTCTTCAAGCGATACCTGACGGTTGTCGAGTCATTTTAGTTGGTGACGTAGACCAGTTGCCAGCAGTTGGACCAGGGTCTGTACTCAAGGATATTATTCGCTCCACAACGGTGCCAGTCGTACGCTTAACGGAAGTTTTTCGCCAGGCAGGGGAAAGCATGATTGTTATGAATGCCCATCAGATTAACCGAGGGATGTTGCCTGATTTTAAAAGCAGTAATGATTTTCAGTTTAAAGAAATTAATGATAGCGATGCGGTAGCTCAGTCTATTGTAGAGCTATGTCGTGATGTGCTTCCTAAGGAAGGTTTTAATGTTTCCTATGATGTGCAAGTGTTGGCCCCTATGCACAGGCTAGTGTGTGGTGTAGAAAATTTGAACAAGCTGCTTCAGCAGGCTTTGAATCCTGAAAGTGATGGCAAAGCCTCTGTTTCTGGTGCCAATCAAGTCCTCCGAGAAGGGGATAAGATTATGCAGATGAAAAATAATTATACCAAAGGGGTATATAACGGGGATATTGGTTTTATTACAGGTATTCAAAATGGCAGGGTAGCCGTTCGTTATCCAGAGCAAGATGTGATTTATGAAAGAGGCGAGTTAGAGGAACTGCACCTTGCTTATGCCATGAGTGTACACAAGAGCCAAGGCAGTGAATACCCTGTGGTCATTATGCCACTCATTTCGGGACACCATGTCATGCTACAGAGGAATCTGTTATACACAGCCGTAACAAGGGCCAAAGAACGGGTCATCCTCCTAGGCAGCAAAGCTGCCCTCAACACCGCCCTAATGAACGATCGTACCAAACGCCGCTACTCCCTCCTCGCGGAACGCCTGCGTGGAGAAGAGTTGTAG
- a CDS encoding TIGR03905 family TSCPD domain-containing protein encodes MTTYNTSGICAKEINFDLQDGIVRNVKFNGGCPGNLQAISSLLEGMPADEVVKKLKGITCGQKTTSCTDQLATALLEQMKK; translated from the coding sequence ATGACTACTTACAATACATCGGGCATCTGTGCCAAAGAAATAAATTTTGACTTACAGGACGGAATTGTCCGCAATGTAAAATTTAATGGCGGCTGCCCTGGAAACCTCCAGGCTATTAGTTCCTTATTAGAAGGCATGCCAGCTGATGAAGTGGTAAAAAAACTCAAAGGTATCACCTGTGGACAAAAAACAACCTCTTGCACCGATCAGTTAGCAACTGCTTTACTAGAACAAATGAAAAAATAG